A genomic stretch from Antarcticibacterium flavum includes:
- a CDS encoding tetratricopeptide repeat protein has translation MNNNIKYIFFFIFLAVLPVMGQNPVLFEEGNRAYNEGDYAAAINDYQQIIDNGETSAEVYFNLGNAHYKLNNIAHSIYNYEKALQLNPNDRDIRDNLAFARNMVLDNIEEREPTGLSGMWRDSVSVLGYNQWAWLAISFAILFSIFFLIYYFNRRSVIKRLFFTLSMVGIFFSVLSVVFAFQQREYATGGQYAIIFAEEADVRGEPTLRGEEIFTLHEGTKVEVLETYQDWVRFELANGIQGWMDKTYLKPL, from the coding sequence ATGAATAATAATATAAAGTATATTTTTTTCTTTATTTTTTTAGCTGTTCTCCCTGTTATGGGCCAAAACCCTGTACTTTTTGAGGAAGGGAACAGGGCTTACAATGAGGGCGATTATGCTGCAGCAATAAATGATTACCAGCAAATAATCGATAACGGGGAAACATCTGCAGAGGTTTATTTCAATTTAGGGAATGCTCATTATAAATTGAACAATATAGCCCACAGTATCTATAACTATGAAAAGGCCCTTCAGCTCAATCCCAATGACAGGGATATACGCGATAACCTGGCTTTTGCCCGTAATATGGTGCTGGATAATATAGAGGAACGGGAGCCTACCGGTCTTAGCGGGATGTGGCGAGACTCGGTCTCTGTGCTTGGATATAACCAGTGGGCATGGCTGGCGATAAGCTTCGCCATCCTGTTTTCCATCTTCTTTCTCATCTACTACTTCAACCGTAGAAGTGTTATAAAACGTCTGTTTTTTACCCTTTCTATGGTTGGGATCTTCTTCTCTGTCCTTTCTGTTGTCTTTGCATTTCAGCAAAGGGAATATGCCACAGGAGGACAATATGCTATCATTTTTGCAGAGGAAGCAGATGTGAGGGGTGAGCCTACCCTTAGAGGTGAGGAGATCTTCACGTTGCATGAAGGTACAAAAGTTGAGGTCCTGGAAACTTATCAGGACTGGGTGCGGTTTGAACTTGCAAATGGCATTCAGGGGTGGATGGATAAAACCTATTTAAAACCGCTTTAA